In the genome of Desulfobaccales bacterium, one region contains:
- the rplU gene encoding 50S ribosomal protein L21 — MEATVYAIIQTGGKQYRVAPGDVLRVEFLPGERGDEVVLDQVLLVTDGDNVQVGQPLVPNATVRTQIMQQGKGKKIVVYKKKRRKNYRRKQGHRQLYTALQIGEINL, encoded by the coding sequence GTGGAGGCTACCGTGTACGCCATTATTCAAACCGGCGGTAAACAATACCGCGTCGCTCCCGGCGATGTGCTCCGGGTGGAGTTCCTTCCGGGTGAGCGCGGCGATGAAGTGGTTCTGGACCAGGTCTTGCTGGTCACCGACGGGGACAATGTCCAGGTCGGCCAGCCCCTGGTGCCCAACGCCACCGTGCGCACCCAGATCATGCAGCAAGGCAAAGGCAAAAAGATCGTGGTCTATAAAAAGAAGCGCCGGAAGAATTATCGCCGCAAGCAGGGACACCGGCAGTTATACACCGCCTTGCA